The following proteins are co-located in the Microbacterium sp. Clip185 genome:
- a CDS encoding DEAD/DEAH box helicase, whose translation MTASLTELARAAGDDADALYDAFVDWTTGRGIELYPAQDEAVIELVSGQNVILSTPTGTGKSLVAVAAHAVSIARGGRSYYTAPIKALVSEKFFALVDIFGADNVGMVTGDSSVNPDAPIVCCTAEILANLALRHGADAAVDQVVMDEFHFYGEPDRGWAWQVPLLLLPRAQFLLMSATLGDVTEIAADLTRRTERPTVEVTGVERPVPLHFSYARIPIQEQVEKLLEENEAPVYIVHFSQAQAMERAQALASVKVATRAQRDEIAEAIGGFRFTTAFGKTLSRLVRAGIGVHHAGMLPRYRRLVETLAQRGLLRVICGTDTLGVGINVPIRTVLLTALTKFDGVRMRQITAREFHQIAGRAGRAGYDTAGTVVVMAPEWEIENEQALRKAAGDAAKRKKIVRKKAPAGAVNWGEGSFERLVQAVPEPLVPQMQLTAAMLINVIARGGDVFAHVRSLVFDNHEPRARRYELARRALAIFRTLVAADVVEVADGRIRLTVDLQPNFALNQPLSPFALAAIELLDPDAAPPASAVELAPVGESDESRRIDGETSDIGPDLRSARTAGSGHYALDVVSVIEATLDDPRPVLAQQEFKARGEAVAAMKRDGLDYDERMAALEDVTYPKPLATLLGEAFEVFASSQPWVRDFELRPKSVVRDMFEQAFSFAEFVSWYQLGRSEGLVLRYLSDAYRAIRQTVPAEARTEELLDVIAWLGELVRQVDSSLVDEWERLVNPADEAGEPVVPPAPPSVVANRRAFVVLVRNEMFRRVQLAALQRDDDLVALDPDAGWPDALDAYYDEHDAVLTGAGARSPALCTIDESDAAQGLWRVEQVIDDPAGDHDWRIRAVVDLAASAEEGAAHVSVTEVVRL comes from the coding sequence ATGACCGCATCCCTCACCGAGCTCGCCCGCGCAGCCGGGGACGACGCGGATGCGCTGTACGACGCATTCGTGGACTGGACCACCGGACGCGGCATCGAGCTGTACCCCGCGCAGGATGAGGCGGTCATCGAGCTCGTCTCGGGTCAGAACGTGATCCTGTCGACTCCCACCGGCACGGGCAAGTCGCTCGTCGCCGTCGCCGCACACGCCGTGAGCATCGCGCGGGGCGGGCGCAGCTACTACACCGCGCCCATCAAGGCCCTCGTGAGTGAGAAGTTCTTCGCGCTCGTCGACATCTTCGGTGCGGACAACGTCGGGATGGTGACGGGCGACTCCTCGGTCAACCCGGACGCGCCGATCGTGTGCTGCACGGCGGAGATCCTGGCGAATCTCGCCCTGCGCCACGGGGCGGATGCGGCGGTGGATCAGGTCGTGATGGACGAGTTCCACTTCTACGGCGAGCCAGACCGTGGGTGGGCCTGGCAGGTACCGCTCCTGCTCCTGCCGCGGGCGCAGTTCCTGCTGATGTCGGCGACGCTCGGCGACGTGACCGAGATCGCGGCCGACCTCACCCGTCGCACCGAGCGCCCCACCGTCGAGGTCACGGGCGTGGAGCGGCCCGTCCCGCTGCACTTCTCCTACGCCCGCATCCCGATCCAGGAGCAGGTCGAGAAGCTCCTGGAGGAGAACGAGGCGCCGGTGTACATCGTGCACTTCTCGCAGGCGCAGGCGATGGAGCGTGCGCAGGCGCTTGCGAGCGTCAAAGTGGCCACGCGTGCGCAGCGCGACGAGATCGCCGAGGCCATCGGCGGCTTCCGCTTCACGACGGCGTTCGGCAAGACCCTGTCGCGTCTCGTGCGCGCGGGCATCGGCGTGCACCACGCCGGAATGCTGCCGCGCTACCGACGTCTCGTCGAGACGCTCGCGCAGCGCGGGCTGCTGCGCGTGATCTGCGGAACCGACACCCTCGGCGTTGGCATCAACGTGCCCATCCGCACCGTGCTGCTGACGGCGCTCACCAAGTTCGACGGCGTCCGGATGCGGCAGATCACCGCGCGCGAGTTCCATCAGATCGCCGGGCGCGCCGGTCGTGCGGGCTACGACACCGCCGGAACGGTCGTCGTCATGGCTCCCGAGTGGGAGATCGAGAACGAACAGGCGTTGCGCAAAGCCGCGGGCGACGCCGCCAAGCGCAAGAAGATCGTGCGCAAGAAGGCGCCGGCCGGCGCCGTCAACTGGGGCGAAGGCTCGTTCGAGCGGCTCGTGCAGGCCGTGCCCGAGCCCCTCGTGCCGCAGATGCAGCTGACGGCCGCCATGCTCATCAACGTCATCGCCCGCGGGGGCGATGTCTTCGCCCACGTGCGTTCCCTCGTCTTCGACAACCACGAGCCCCGTGCGCGCCGATACGAGCTCGCACGCCGAGCGCTCGCCATTTTCCGCACGCTCGTCGCCGCCGACGTCGTCGAGGTGGCGGATGGCCGCATCCGCCTGACGGTCGACCTGCAGCCGAACTTCGCGCTCAACCAGCCGCTCTCGCCTTTCGCGCTCGCCGCCATCGAGCTGCTCGACCCGGATGCGGCGCCGCCCGCATCCGCCGTCGAGCTCGCTCCGGTCGGAGAAAGCGACGAAAGTCGGAGGATCGACGGCGAAACCTCCGACATCGGGCCGGATCTCCGATCGGCGCGCACCGCGGGGTCGGGTCACTACGCGCTGGATGTGGTCAGCGTGATCGAGGCGACGCTCGACGACCCCCGTCCCGTGCTCGCGCAGCAGGAGTTCAAGGCGCGCGGCGAGGCGGTCGCGGCGATGAAGCGCGACGGACTCGACTACGACGAGCGGATGGCGGCGCTCGAGGACGTCACCTATCCGAAGCCCCTCGCCACGTTGCTCGGCGAAGCCTTCGAGGTGTTCGCCTCCAGCCAGCCCTGGGTGCGGGACTTCGAGCTGCGCCCCAAATCGGTCGTCCGCGACATGTTCGAGCAGGCGTTCTCGTTCGCCGAGTTCGTCTCCTGGTACCAGCTCGGCCGCAGCGAGGGCCTCGTGCTGCGCTACCTCAGCGATGCGTACCGTGCGATCCGGCAGACGGTGCCGGCCGAGGCGCGTACCGAGGAGCTGCTGGATGTGATCGCCTGGCTCGGCGAGCTCGTGCGGCAGGTGGACTCGAGCCTCGTCGATGAGTGGGAGCGGCTCGTGAACCCCGCGGATGAGGCGGGCGAGCCCGTCGTTCCGCCCGCACCTCCCTCGGTCGTCGCGAACCGTCGCGCCTTCGTCGTGCTCGTGCGCAACGAGATGTTCCGGCGCGTGCAGCTGGCGGCGCTGCAGCGCGACGACGACCTGGTCGCGCTGGATCCGGATGCGGGCTGGCCCGACGCCCTCGACGCCTATTACGACGAGCACGACGCCGTCCTCACCGGGGCCGGCGCGCGCTCGCCCGCGCTCTGCACGATCGACGAGTCGGATGCGGCGCAGGGTCTCTGGCGCGTCGAGCAGGTCATCGACGATCCGGCGGGCGACCACGACTGGCGCATCCGCGCGGTCGTCGATCTCGCCGCATCCGCCGAGGAGGGCGCGGCCCACGTCAGCGTGACGGAGGTCGTGCGGCTCTAG
- a CDS encoding GNAT family N-acetyltransferase, with translation MSDELNVRVERGEDRYEVFLDDVPAGFTAFYTDEEGRTVFPHTQVDPAFKGHGVASILVERALEDEAKRGETIVPLCPFVAKYLREHEVPGLKVAWP, from the coding sequence ATGTCGGATGAGCTGAACGTGCGCGTCGAGCGCGGCGAGGACAGGTACGAGGTCTTCCTCGACGACGTGCCCGCGGGCTTCACGGCCTTCTACACGGACGAGGAAGGCCGCACGGTCTTCCCCCACACCCAAGTGGATCCCGCCTTCAAGGGTCACGGCGTCGCCAGCATCCTGGTCGAACGCGCTCTCGAGGACGAGGCGAAGCGCGGCGAGACCATCGTGCCGCTCTGCCCGTTCGTGGCGAAGTACCTGCGCGAGCACGAGGTGCCCGGCCTCAAGGTCGCCTGGCCGTGA
- a CDS encoding pirin family protein produces the protein MTRLDAHAEESLEQSVECDGPRAVVLDAREVPLGGVRAMQVHRALPQRELPMVGAWCFLDRFGPQEVRMRVEPHPHIGLQTVTWPLVGEVRHRDGIGSDVLISRGQLNLMTSGRGIAHSEYSVTDEEIPLDALQLWVALPDSRRHGEPAFEQHADLPELVLDGGGRATVVMGELGGVRSPASAYTPIVGAEIRVPAGSRITLPLREDWEYALVGVAGAPRVHTADAEHTELVGLQLLYLGRGREQVQISSAEDTTLFLLGGEPFEDEIVMWWNFVGRDHDEIVAAREEWEAGSARFAHVVGHGNERVPAPPLPAVRLTRRRRRL, from the coding sequence GTGACCCGACTCGACGCCCACGCCGAGGAGAGCCTCGAACAGTCCGTCGAGTGCGACGGGCCCCGTGCCGTCGTGCTCGACGCGCGCGAGGTTCCCCTGGGCGGTGTACGCGCGATGCAGGTGCACCGTGCCCTTCCGCAGCGCGAGCTGCCGATGGTCGGCGCGTGGTGCTTCCTCGACCGCTTCGGACCCCAGGAGGTGCGGATGCGGGTCGAGCCGCACCCCCACATCGGTCTGCAGACGGTCACCTGGCCGCTGGTGGGCGAAGTGCGCCACCGCGACGGGATCGGCAGCGACGTGCTGATCTCGCGCGGCCAGCTCAATCTCATGACGAGCGGGCGCGGCATCGCGCATTCCGAGTACTCGGTGACCGACGAGGAGATCCCCCTCGACGCCCTGCAGCTGTGGGTCGCCCTGCCCGACTCTCGCCGCCACGGCGAACCCGCATTCGAGCAGCACGCGGACCTTCCCGAGCTGGTGCTCGACGGCGGCGGGCGGGCCACGGTGGTGATGGGAGAGCTCGGCGGCGTTCGCTCACCCGCATCCGCCTACACACCGATCGTGGGCGCCGAGATCCGCGTGCCCGCCGGCTCCCGCATCACGCTGCCGCTGCGTGAGGACTGGGAGTACGCGCTCGTCGGCGTCGCCGGAGCCCCGCGCGTGCACACGGCGGATGCCGAGCACACCGAGCTGGTGGGGCTGCAACTGCTGTATCTCGGTCGCGGGCGCGAGCAGGTGCAGATCTCGAGCGCCGAGGACACGACGCTGTTCCTCCTGGGCGGCGAACCCTTCGAGGACGAGATCGTCATGTGGTGGAACTTCGTCGGACGTGACCACGACGAGATCGTGGCTGCCCGCGAGGAGTGGGAGGCGGGCTCGGCGCGCTTCGCGCACGTGGTCGGCCACGGCAACGAACGCGTCCCCGCACCTCCGCTCCCGGCCGTTCGGCTGACGCGTCGTCGGCGACGGCTCTGA
- a CDS encoding ECF transporter S component produces the protein MARTSVLSTRVLLVCAAIGVATGILGGIAGWATVPLLGFVPPLYGLLLGVHVLPGIIAQEVLRRPGVALLAHLLAALVSSATAPQYALQFLGTAVLFGGIQEVVAAATRYRSWRAWRFFVSALVIGVIIAAAVFFAAHLKTLPLWAQIAYLAISVLAPVAWTGVGLWVGIGLRRAGVVRGGR, from the coding sequence GTGGCCCGCACCTCCGTTCTGTCGACGCGCGTGCTGCTCGTGTGCGCCGCGATCGGCGTGGCCACCGGCATCCTCGGCGGCATCGCCGGATGGGCCACGGTGCCGCTTCTCGGCTTCGTCCCGCCGCTGTACGGGCTGCTGCTGGGCGTGCACGTGCTCCCCGGCATCATCGCGCAGGAGGTGCTGCGCCGGCCCGGCGTCGCCCTGCTGGCCCACCTGCTGGCAGCACTCGTGTCCAGCGCCACGGCGCCCCAGTACGCGCTGCAGTTCCTGGGGACGGCGGTGCTCTTCGGAGGCATCCAGGAGGTGGTCGCCGCCGCGACCCGCTACCGTTCCTGGCGCGCGTGGCGCTTCTTCGTCTCGGCCCTCGTGATCGGCGTCATCATCGCCGCCGCCGTGTTCTTCGCCGCACACCTGAAGACGCTGCCGCTCTGGGCGCAGATCGCATACCTCGCCATCTCGGTGCTGGCCCCCGTCGCATGGACCGGCGTGGGCCTGTGGGTCGGCATCGGACTGCGCCGCGCCGGCGTCGTGCGCGGCGGACGATGA
- a CDS encoding TetR/AcrR family transcriptional regulator — translation MTDAVDSPERRRLAQLVADLILENGLIDLSLSGIARAVGSNNRMLLYYFGSKERLLEAASETAIERFPHLAAVFERLAADDAPLRERLLRAWHDIGAPENRPYLVMFFHRFAVALGDPVRWSEFLSHLGTGWVRHVRAVFIAEGWAPDAAELTATRVVAEWRGLQFALLCGMEPARLTAAYERSIDELLEKAS, via the coding sequence ATGACCGACGCCGTCGACAGCCCGGAACGCCGCCGACTCGCACAGCTCGTCGCCGACCTCATCCTCGAGAACGGCCTCATCGACCTGAGCCTGTCCGGCATCGCCCGCGCGGTGGGCTCCAACAACCGGATGCTGCTGTACTACTTCGGCTCGAAGGAGCGACTGCTGGAGGCCGCATCCGAGACCGCGATCGAGCGCTTCCCCCACCTCGCCGCCGTCTTCGAACGCCTCGCCGCCGACGATGCCCCGCTGCGAGAGCGCCTGCTGCGCGCGTGGCACGACATCGGTGCCCCCGAGAACCGGCCCTACCTGGTCATGTTCTTCCACCGTTTCGCGGTCGCCCTCGGAGACCCCGTGCGCTGGAGCGAGTTCCTTTCGCACCTCGGCACCGGATGGGTGCGTCACGTACGTGCGGTGTTCATCGCCGAGGGCTGGGCTCCGGATGCGGCCGAGCTCACCGCGACGCGCGTCGTCGCCGAGTGGCGCGGCCTGCAGTTCGCTCTCCTGTGCGGCATGGAGCCCGCGCGACTGACAGCGGCCTACGAACGCAGTATCGACGAGCTCCTGGAGAAGGCGAGTTAG
- a CDS encoding ABC transporter ATP-binding protein: MPAASADRDAPSAASGVDAPLLRVEDLSVTHEGATRPSPASASLRIDPGEVVLLLGPSGSGKSTLALALNGLIPHDIPAEVTGRVRAGNLDTRDASVAQLSTQVAMVFQDPDAQLVTGTLLDEVAFGPENLRLPVDEVLRRAEDALRRVGLWDRRHENPDRLSGGGRQRLAIAAALAMGSPLLVLDEPTANLDPRGIEEVYATLAELVAAGDRAILLIEHNLDAAVPLIDRVVVLDAAGAVIADGGVDEVLRARADELHELGVWLPTCTLAALRLRAAGYRMAPLPLSPAELRAALETQPAPASVASAARSAVTSREPREPIVQVRSLSLRRGRTEVLHDVSLSVAAGSFVAIVGANGAGKTSLLQAIAGVVVPPRGTVTVAGVDVGRADPRTLPARIGFVFQNPEHQFIAHTVADEIAHGLRRQRLADDEVRRRTDELLARFGLTERAGAHPFLLSGGQKRRLSVGTALVAGAPVLALDEPTFGQDRARADELLALLAELNAAGTTVLVVTHDMQLVTEYADHVVVVHEGRIAASGATSDVFADAALIERAGLRPPPLRHALAQLEGHPALTGVARLADLP; the protein is encoded by the coding sequence GTGCCCGCTGCCTCCGCCGATCGCGACGCTCCGTCCGCCGCATCCGGCGTCGACGCACCCCTCCTGCGGGTCGAAGACCTCTCGGTCACCCACGAGGGCGCCACGCGGCCATCTCCCGCATCCGCCTCGTTGCGGATCGACCCTGGCGAGGTCGTGCTGCTCCTGGGGCCGAGCGGCTCCGGCAAGTCGACGCTGGCCCTGGCGCTGAACGGACTCATCCCCCACGACATCCCCGCCGAGGTCACCGGACGAGTGAGGGCCGGGAACCTGGACACCCGCGACGCCTCCGTCGCCCAGCTGAGCACGCAGGTGGCGATGGTGTTCCAGGATCCGGACGCCCAGCTCGTCACCGGCACCTTGCTCGACGAGGTCGCCTTCGGCCCCGAGAACCTGCGGCTTCCCGTCGACGAGGTGCTCCGCCGCGCCGAAGACGCCCTGCGCCGGGTCGGGCTCTGGGACCGGCGCCACGAGAACCCCGATCGCCTGTCCGGCGGCGGACGCCAGCGGCTCGCGATCGCCGCGGCTCTGGCCATGGGCTCTCCCCTGCTGGTGCTCGACGAGCCCACGGCCAACCTCGATCCGCGCGGTATCGAAGAGGTGTACGCGACGCTCGCCGAACTCGTCGCGGCCGGCGATCGCGCCATCCTGCTGATCGAACACAACCTGGATGCGGCCGTGCCGCTGATCGATCGCGTCGTCGTGCTCGATGCGGCGGGCGCGGTCATCGCGGACGGGGGCGTCGACGAGGTGCTGCGTGCGCGGGCCGACGAACTGCACGAGCTCGGCGTGTGGCTGCCGACCTGCACCCTCGCGGCGCTCCGCCTGCGGGCGGCTGGCTACCGCATGGCCCCGTTGCCGCTGAGTCCTGCCGAACTGCGCGCGGCGCTCGAAACGCAGCCCGCGCCCGCATCCGTTGCCTCCGCCGCGCGGTCGGCCGTCACCTCACGCGAACCCCGCGAGCCCATCGTCCAGGTGCGCTCGCTGAGCCTGCGACGCGGGCGCACCGAAGTGCTGCACGACGTCTCGCTGAGCGTCGCGGCGGGCTCCTTCGTCGCGATCGTCGGAGCCAACGGCGCCGGAAAGACGAGCCTGCTGCAGGCGATCGCGGGAGTCGTCGTGCCCCCGCGCGGCACCGTGACGGTCGCCGGGGTCGACGTGGGCCGCGCCGACCCGCGGACGCTTCCCGCCCGCATCGGTTTCGTGTTTCAGAACCCGGAGCACCAGTTCATCGCCCACACGGTCGCAGACGAGATCGCGCACGGCCTGCGTCGGCAGCGGCTCGCCGATGACGAGGTGCGCCGGCGCACCGACGAGCTGCTCGCGCGGTTCGGGCTGACAGAGCGGGCCGGGGCCCATCCCTTCCTCCTCTCGGGCGGCCAGAAGCGCCGTCTCTCCGTCGGCACCGCGCTCGTGGCCGGCGCCCCGGTGCTTGCGCTCGACGAACCGACCTTCGGGCAGGACCGCGCCCGCGCCGACGAACTGCTCGCGCTGCTCGCCGAGCTCAACGCCGCCGGCACCACGGTGCTCGTGGTCACACACGACATGCAGCTCGTGACGGAGTACGCCGATCACGTGGTCGTGGTGCACGAGGGGCGTATCGCCGCATCCGGCGCCACATCCGACGTGTTCGCCGACGCGGCACTCATCGAGCGAGCTGGGTTGCGCCCTCCGCCGCTGCGGCACGCGCTCGCTCAGCTCGAGGGGCATCCGGCCCTCACCGGCGTCGCGCGGTTGGCGGATCTGCCATGA
- a CDS encoding energy-coupling factor transporter transmembrane component T, translating to MTATIDPFAAPTAASGTRFLYALNPLAKFAAIIPPSLALIFVRDLATPLAFLVLAYAVLLVGARASRQVLLTLFLALPAAVVVLGCGFAAWTDAAQVDTTPLVLQIGEWRLFSGALTIGFATALRLIAILALALAAGFTTSGADLARSLVQQLRVPYRIGYTALAAFRFVPRFAHELDVIRQAHRVRGSHGGRGPFAAIARWGGYIVPLLAGAIRHAERVALAMDARAFGAHPDRTERHLVPFGIRDVVFVLAFWAVSAAVFLITRPWALA from the coding sequence ATGACCGCGACGATCGACCCGTTCGCGGCGCCCACGGCGGCATCCGGGACACGCTTCCTCTACGCGCTCAATCCGCTCGCCAAGTTCGCGGCCATCATCCCCCCGAGCCTCGCGCTGATCTTCGTCCGCGACCTCGCCACCCCGCTCGCGTTCCTCGTGCTCGCCTACGCGGTGCTGCTCGTGGGCGCGCGGGCGTCGCGTCAGGTGCTGCTGACGCTGTTCCTGGCGCTACCGGCCGCCGTCGTCGTGCTCGGATGCGGCTTCGCCGCGTGGACGGATGCGGCCCAGGTCGACACGACACCGCTCGTGCTGCAGATCGGCGAATGGCGACTGTTCTCCGGCGCTCTCACGATCGGTTTCGCCACGGCTCTGCGCCTGATCGCGATCCTCGCGCTCGCCCTAGCCGCCGGATTCACGACCTCGGGAGCCGACCTCGCCCGATCGCTCGTGCAGCAGCTGCGTGTGCCGTACCGCATCGGCTACACGGCTCTGGCCGCATTCCGTTTCGTGCCGCGGTTCGCGCACGAGCTGGACGTGATCCGGCAGGCGCACCGGGTGCGCGGCTCGCACGGCGGGCGCGGACCCTTCGCCGCGATCGCCCGCTGGGGCGGGTACATCGTCCCGCTCCTCGCTGGTGCGATCCGTCACGCCGAGCGCGTCGCGCTCGCGATGGATGCGCGCGCGTTCGGCGCCCACCCCGATCGCACCGAGCGTCATCTGGTGCCCTTCGGCATCCGCGACGTCGTCTTCGTCCTGGCGTTCTGGGCCGTCTCGGCGGCCGTCTTCCTCATCACCCGCCCCTGGGCGCTCGCCTGA
- a CDS encoding siderophore-interacting protein, translated as MARFSRLVKPASPDLLHLRVLRTERLSEHWMRVTLGEGEIDRFVPLGYDQWFRLFLPVGGDEGLERIPAKANKLIGYLKYLRIPDGVRPVMRNYTVRAYRPATANAGAELDVDFVLHGTGPDAGPASRWAASARPGDSVVIIDEGLGFDPERGVDRVILAADETGLPAVSGICASLPASATGVALVEVPSEADALAFDAPAGVEVRWLVRDAQARPGTLALAALEDVPLPAEGVHAFIVGEQSLPTSARRALVARGLDKASISFIGYWRVGAARPARTSAEVDA; from the coding sequence ATGGCTCGGTTCTCCCGTCTCGTGAAGCCCGCATCCCCCGACCTCCTGCACCTCAGGGTGCTCCGCACCGAACGCCTGAGCGAGCATTGGATGCGGGTGACGCTCGGCGAGGGGGAGATCGACCGGTTCGTGCCGCTCGGCTACGACCAGTGGTTCCGCCTCTTCCTCCCCGTCGGCGGCGACGAAGGCCTGGAGCGGATCCCGGCCAAGGCGAACAAGCTGATCGGGTACCTGAAATACCTGCGCATCCCGGACGGCGTGCGTCCCGTCATGCGCAACTACACCGTGCGCGCCTACCGACCGGCTACCGCGAACGCGGGTGCCGAGCTGGATGTGGACTTCGTCCTGCACGGCACAGGGCCCGATGCGGGTCCCGCATCCCGGTGGGCGGCGTCCGCACGCCCCGGCGACAGCGTCGTGATCATCGACGAGGGGCTCGGGTTCGACCCGGAACGCGGCGTCGATCGGGTGATCCTCGCCGCGGACGAGACGGGGCTGCCCGCGGTGTCCGGGATTTGCGCCTCGCTGCCGGCGAGCGCGACGGGCGTCGCCCTCGTCGAGGTGCCGTCGGAGGCCGACGCACTGGCATTCGATGCGCCCGCCGGCGTCGAGGTGCGGTGGCTCGTCCGCGACGCCCAGGCCCGCCCCGGCACACTCGCACTCGCGGCTCTCGAGGACGTCCCGCTGCCTGCAGAGGGAGTACACGCATTCATCGTCGGCGAGCAGTCGCTGCCGACATCCGCCCGCCGCGCTCTCGTCGCCCGGGGCCTCGACAAGGCCTCGATCAGCTTCATCGGCTACTGGCGCGTGGGCGCGGCGCGCCCCGCGCGCACCTCCGCGGAGGTCGACGCGTGA
- a CDS encoding ECF transporter S component translates to MSASSAETPRTARGRIPTLVLLTCAAIGVAGGVVLWGATGLSTLLFAVVPFASVALAGMWLLPATIALRLLQRPGVGLLVGLISGIVVLPYIGTNLWWAFFAELPFLLVLYRYWGTWLHFAGALIIGVVYPLFAAEYFNLWAMPLPAVIGFFALTIGSCLAGTALGVVIADALRRAGVARLARRQPR, encoded by the coding sequence GTGAGCGCTTCGTCGGCCGAGACCCCGCGCACGGCGCGCGGCCGCATCCCCACCCTCGTACTGCTGACCTGCGCCGCGATCGGCGTCGCCGGCGGCGTCGTGCTGTGGGGCGCGACCGGTCTGTCGACGCTGCTCTTCGCGGTCGTGCCGTTCGCCTCGGTGGCGCTGGCAGGGATGTGGCTGCTGCCTGCCACGATCGCGCTGCGACTGCTGCAGCGGCCGGGGGTGGGCCTGCTCGTGGGCCTCATCTCGGGCATCGTCGTGCTGCCCTACATCGGCACCAACCTGTGGTGGGCGTTCTTCGCCGAGCTGCCGTTCCTGCTCGTCCTGTACCGCTACTGGGGAACCTGGCTGCACTTCGCCGGCGCACTCATCATCGGCGTGGTCTACCCGCTGTTCGCGGCCGAGTACTTCAACCTGTGGGCCATGCCGCTGCCCGCGGTGATCGGCTTCTTCGCGCTGACGATCGGGAGCTGCCTCGCGGGCACCGCGCTCGGGGTCGTGATCGCCGATGCGCTCCGGCGCGCGGGTGTCGCCCGTCTCGCCCGCCGCCAGCCCCGCTGA
- a CDS encoding acyl-CoA dehydrogenase family protein gives MERDIYDEDHEAFREVVVEFIKRYGTNARREAWDAAGQIDRETMRAAGDAGIIGLSVPEEFGGAGMLQDYRFRAVVNEEVIKAGLGSLAGAFGIQDDLAVPYLAHFGTPEQKQKWLPGMATGEVIGALAMTEPGAGSDLRGISTVAKKVDGGWILNGAKTFISSGATADLVVTFVKTGEGNRPDAFSLVLVENGMAGFDHGKKLHKMGFAGHDTAELSFTDVFIPDENLIGGEPGHGFVQLMRNLPLERLSIGVAAAAAADAGLRWTLEYTSSREAFGHAIADFQNTRFRLADMATTVDVLWAYVDRAIALYGEGKLTPEEAAKVKFWTTEREWEVLDAAVQLHGGYGYILEYPVARAFVDARVHRIYGGTNEIMREIVARQVTGRK, from the coding sequence GTGGAACGCGACATCTACGACGAGGATCACGAGGCTTTCCGGGAGGTCGTGGTCGAGTTCATCAAGCGCTACGGCACGAACGCCCGGCGCGAAGCATGGGATGCGGCCGGTCAGATCGACCGCGAGACCATGAGGGCCGCCGGCGACGCCGGGATCATCGGACTGTCGGTTCCTGAGGAGTTCGGCGGCGCGGGGATGCTGCAGGACTACCGCTTCCGCGCCGTGGTCAACGAGGAGGTCATCAAGGCCGGGCTCGGGTCGCTGGCCGGTGCCTTCGGCATCCAGGACGACCTCGCCGTGCCGTACCTCGCTCACTTCGGCACGCCGGAGCAGAAGCAGAAGTGGCTGCCCGGCATGGCCACCGGCGAGGTGATCGGCGCGCTCGCCATGACCGAGCCCGGTGCGGGAAGCGATCTGCGCGGAATCTCCACCGTCGCCAAGAAGGTGGACGGCGGCTGGATCCTCAACGGCGCCAAGACGTTCATCTCGTCGGGCGCGACGGCGGATCTCGTGGTGACGTTCGTCAAGACCGGCGAAGGCAACCGCCCCGACGCGTTCAGTCTCGTGCTCGTCGAGAACGGCATGGCGGGCTTCGATCACGGCAAGAAGCTGCACAAGATGGGCTTCGCCGGGCACGACACGGCGGAGCTGTCGTTCACCGACGTGTTCATCCCCGACGAGAACCTCATCGGCGGCGAGCCCGGCCACGGCTTCGTGCAGCTCATGCGCAACCTTCCGCTCGAGCGGCTGTCGATCGGCGTGGCCGCGGCCGCGGCAGCCGACGCGGGTCTGCGGTGGACACTCGAGTACACGAGCAGCCGCGAGGCGTTCGGTCACGCGATCGCCGACTTCCAGAACACCCGCTTCCGCCTGGCCGACATGGCGACGACGGTCGATGTGCTGTGGGCCTACGTCGACCGCGCCATCGCGCTGTACGGCGAGGGCAAGCTCACGCCGGAGGAGGCGGCCAAGGTCAAGTTCTGGACGACGGAGCGCGAGTGGGAGGTGCTCGATGCCGCCGTCCAGCTGCACGGCGGATACGGCTACATCCTGGAGTATCCCGTCGCCCGCGCCTTCGTCGACGCCCGCGTGCACCGCATCTACGGCGGCACGAACGAGATCATGCGTGAGATCGTCGCGCGTCAGGTGACCGGCCGGAAGTAG